The DNA sequence GAAACATGCCCCTTTAAGCATCACAGACTGACACATGCTTTCATGCTTCATCTCAGCCAAAAAGCTCTCAGCgaacagggttgccagcgaccgggaaaaccgggaaaagtcagggaaaaaaatcaaccgggaaaagtcagggaatttcgatgttggtcagggatttttctgatttttcgtggaattaggcgcgggcggtttcgggctcgcgttgcgggatcaactgactcattttcactttaacagactgcgtcagatccatacttaaaagtcagggaaaaatattggaaagtcagggaaaagtcagggaatggaaaaaaataatttggctggcaaccctgAGCGAAGCCTGTCATCTCCAGAGAAAAATGTTCAGAGGGGTGGATTGGCGAGTATCCGTCAGGTATGATCGGTAGGCCACTTGTTTTCTACGGACCCGACAGGGCTTCGAGCTATGGCGGAGGCAACCATCCATTTAGCTTTGCTACGAGTTGATGCTGAATTCTATTTTGAGCATTATGACCTCCATTGATGAAAAATGCCTTTTCAAGCAACAAAAACTTACTTGTGCTGATTGATTTAGATGAGGAAAACCAGAATCTACCAATCTTTGGTATAAATGAAGTCGCCAATGATGATTGGAGTCAAAAGCAGCTATATAATTCCagccaaaattaaatttcatttgtTGGTTTCATAATTGAAGTTTTTAAGGGAGAATTCACAGGATTTGTTATTATCATTGACAAGATCGTCAATATCTTTAACAATGAACAATAACCTCTTAATTTTAAGTCCAGTCAGAGTATTCTcgatacttttaatttttaatgaatatatttttaagcACCAAACCAAAGGTTAGTAAACTCATGTGATGGataattttgccaaaatttttgataccGATCCAGTATATGGTGGTCTGTAGATTATCAAACCTAGAAATAACAGTGAAACTGCTAAAACACATATCTCGTCTctggtttttaaaaatcttcgttCTGATGTATGTAGTTTTTTGAATAGAAGGATGAACAAAGATcgtggtttgaaatttttagtgaataTTCTTCACCCAGGGAAGAAAAATTGCCGCGGTTCTCTGGAAATACTTTGTTGAATGCTTATCTAATAAgaaaatagagtatgacaggaaggctgcaatgttgcaaaccgagataagaGTTTCTGCAGTCTTGCTGTTTTACCTGGCTAACTGTGATTGTTGTGCTATTaaggtaaaatttactttttcaatTGTGCATGCAAAGTTTTGCCCTTATCATGTCTCTGTGACAATTTTGCCATGAATTAACACAAAATATTGTTCTCAATGAGGATTTTGTGAAAATACTCAAATCTGTAGGTAGTTCTTGCCCTCACAGAAGTGTCTGACATTTTAAACCAACCGAAAATTTAAATCATCTCTCCTTGCACTGAAGTAGGTTATACATATTAGCAGTATTATGCAAATAATACTTTACACTGAGTGTATTTTGAATATCAAAAATGGGACATACTAAATTCACGACTGATAGATATACAACACGAAcaacattgagaaaaaaaagtttgaaaaaaaagttcactgTACACTGAGTTTCTAAAGACTTTTGCTAAGAGAGATTTGTGTGATCAAAACtctgtttaaaaataatgagaaggaTTGATCTCTCATTAGATTTTACTGGCAGATTGTAGGGCCCAAGATTTAGATGCCTCCTCAGGGCCGGCAATGTTAACAAAGcattatctttaaaaaatgtcatgtcgcTGTGACAATTTTGCCATGAATTAACACAAAATATTGTTCTCAAtgagttttttgtgaaaatactCAAATCTGTAGTTCTTGCCATCACAGAAATACATTAAAAGGGGATTTGCATGATTCGTCTTTTTGGAGCCCAAAAACTAATCTCAGGGCTTtctttggatttttaaaaatcttatcAATGTTCTTTTTACTGCAGGAAGTCCTACTGGCTAGGCAGTATGACAGTATAGGGCAGTATATGGTACATAATAAGAGCATGGTACACTGCCAACATTATTCTAGTAacacaaaactttgaaaggGATCTTAAGACAGATGATGATGCATTTAACCTGCCACTTAAAGCTTTAATGTGAGGTTTAAAGGTAATTTTATTATCCATAAGGAGACCTAGATACTTGAGTAGATCTACCCTGTTGATTTCATGATTGTCGATAAAGATATTAAACGTAGCTAATTTTCAGTTGCATAAcatataatttgttttacaaaggTTCATATTGAGAAGGTTTATTGCACACCACTGAGCAAATAAATTTAATACAATGTAAGCCTCAACCTCCAAATCATTTAGGTCCTTATTACTCAGAATCAGTAGCATATCGTTGGCAAACTGGATTATTTTGAGAAGAGAAATAATTAAGTCCAATGGTTTTTTAGTAATGTAAGGGGCTACGTCATTTATGAAAAGCAGAAAAATCAAAGGTTGATCTCCATACTCTTCATTTAGAAGTTCTTCCATCAATCCCTTCAAAGACGTCAACGACAGGAATCCTAATTTTGTAGAATTGCTCCTTCTCTGACCTTAGAAGGTGAAACACCCAGCTGCTGCGAAGGCGAAGATTTAGTGCAGCATTTTTCGGTAGTGATCTGATTGGTCGTTGCTGCGTAACACTTTCAGTtcagatttcaaaatttccctggACCTAGGATTGTATTTATCTCTCATTGAGTTCGACAACATCCTCTTTCTTATTTACTGTCCTATCACTGTCCTGTTATCACAGCATTATACAAAGCTGCGGAAAAGAAGTTGGGCCCTGGGCCTTTTTGAATTACAGACATTGCCATGATTCTGCCAACCAATTCATAGTCATTGCACGTTCCAATGGCCGCCGGGCCGTAATAATTCAAGTGCTTTTCATCATCGGACCCCGTAAGTGGAATAAAGTTGAGCGCCAAGCTCAGTCCTCTGGACAAAGGGACGGACTGAAACCACTTTAGGGACCCTGGGGGGGATACCCTACAGTTTAACCAAAAACTTGTGTTCCTCTGCAGTAAGGAGaaacatggggggggggggggcgttccACCAGTCAAGGTTATAGTAAAAGGAGCCCTTGACAACTCCAAATAGGATATTGCAAACTAAAACTAGCATTAACAAGGTTTGAACACGAGGAGACCCAAGAGCAGAATTATACGGGTATATGTTTGTTTAGGAGGGCAAACCTGTCCTGAGAATTTTGGATTTGAGATATTTTTCCGCTCCTGCCGCCAAACGGGTGTTGATGTTCCAAGATTGGAGGGGGAGTGTAGATGTAGCCGAAAGAATGGTAAACGGATGCCAAACACAGAAGTAATAACAGGGGCCActcaaatttatttaatttagaaaaataggaaaaaaattaaaaagaaaacacataaaTAGGGCTCGAAAAACTTATTCAAACATTCACAAAAATCTCACAACTCCGAGCgtaaattggaaattttaggaCACTCAAAAGGAAAACAAACGAAAACGAACACAAGATAAACCGATCAAGAACTCAAAGAACACGATTACTCAACCAACCGAGTCGGCACTGTCGAAACTACGGGAGGGACTGGGCTATCGCCTCTGACACCCTCCTCACTCGAGAAAACACGACTGACTTCAGAAGTGATGTTCAGACGCTACCCTGGGCCAGAGATGCCAGGGAAGCGTCGGTTCCCATGGGAAAGTACTGGGGGAAATTCTGAAGCAGCAAAAATTCAGACTCCAAACCACGCTTTCCAAGAATTGCCGGACGGACAGTGTATGAGCCACAGCCAAATTCATCAGAGTCCCGCAAAATTCTCAGAGATTCTCTCCGGAACAGTGCGGGCCCCTGACCGATTTGGCAGCTTCGCATGTCTGCCGGAAACCGATGGAATCGTGGCTGGgcagttttctcaaaacgcAAGAAAATGCAAGACAAGCGGCTGGAACGCATCCGCCAGACAGGTCCCGTCGACGTCCCATCTCCCAGTTTCCTTCGCTTGCGCGAGAAAATGTTCGCGGCGCTGCTCGAGGTAAACTTTGAATCCCGGAGAAATTCAAAGCTTCTCCCGGGCCGCGCCGCGAAATGAGGGCTAAGGATTAGTGGGCCCAAAGGCAAAATGACCGTTTCAGGTTCCGCCCTGCACACGGAAAAGGACCAGGGACCCCCCTGGTCTAGGCTCCTGGTTGACAGATCTTGAACTAGGGAAACTGGGAGATGTGACGTCGGCAGAGCCGGTGGCAATGACCCAGTCAGCTGAGGTAATCTGACATCGCCGACTCAGCCGTTCGCGAGATCGGCCTTGCAGACTCGGTGATGGAGTCAGCATTTGTATGTGCAGTATAGTGGCGCTGCGTCCTTGGGTGTAATCTTACAATCTAAACTGAAATCTTATATACATGGTGTTTTACTGAAACACCGTTTTACTATGCTAAATGATCATCTGAAAGGGAAATGTGTTTGTGGCTAATCCCTTCTGGTCCCTCTGAAACCAGCTGCTCCAAGAATGATTTCTCTGCGTAGGGGGGATTGAACAATCGTGGTACCCTACGGTTGGTACTGTTGGTAGCTCGTTGAGTTGATCGGGAAGTTGGGCCGGGAGGAAAACGTTCGTTTATGGGTCTCCTGCCTTACTTGATTTTTCGGTGGAATCGTTGCCATGCCAAGATGAGTTGGTAGAGATGGGAACGGAAACTTTTGAAGCATCTGCATGATGCGCAACTTAGGAAACGGGATATATGGTCTGAACTTTCCGGCAGCTTCGCAGGGATGCTCCCAGGGTGGGTGCGAAGTCGAGCCATAGGCACTTCGTTATCGCTGTGGTGTGGTTTCTCGCTGAGGAGCCGGTGCCGTGAGCCGAGTATTCGTGAGACTTGCAGCTATCCTGCTTGAAAGGTCCTCCGCCTGACCATTGTGCTGTGGTGAAGGGGCGCTGTGGGGCTGAACGACGGGGTCTTCACGTAGACTTCGTCTTAAATGAGATCAGTTTCTTCCACCAGAACCTCCGCGACTTTGACAGCCAGCATGCAGGACATACATTTTCCATCGGGCTACCTTGGATGTCTTCTTAGTCGCCCTGCCGTTGCGAGGCGGGCGTTAAACGTCGAGAGTGGGGTTGGCGAAGGTGACTTAGGTTGAGCTTAGCCACGATCCTTAGCAGCGTTATGGAGTGCCGAACTCATTCCCTGCGCCAGAAGTTGCAGACCGTCCCTGTGTTCCTGATTGCTTGAAGCTTTGCCTTCCCTTGACTGCACCTCGTACTGGTTCTTGGTTCAGAGTCTGGTTAAAGGGTGGCCAGTagggctcaatttttttttttgggggggggggtttacacTTTACCTAATTAAttctaaacatttttaaacaacTCAATTCATCGGGATAAAACGGTAACTTTTCCGTAAACACTGGAACCCGATAAGGATAACGCTTTCTACTTTTTAATTCTAAACATTATTTAGAAACTACTTTAGGGTGTGGCGCCCTGGAAAATATTCGATTAGGTTTAcagttaaatgaaaaactacggTGAATTTATCATGGATTCATCTAACTTAAATATTTACAATTAATTTTACACTTGTTGGTATTTAACTTCCCTTCAATATGACTTGTAAAGAAATCTTCAACATCTCACAAATTCTATGCGGTTTACtccaaaatatttaatattcGATAAGGAgggggtaaaaaaaattgtcttacaAGATAatttgattaattaaaaatttactgacttCTGTTGTCATTCGATTCTACTAACTCTAACTTAGTCTACTTAGCTCTTGCTTgatttcttttaagaaaatttagtgTGTGGGGGCGTAACCACATCTTACAACTtctaattaataataaaatagaaacaaacattttaaacatttcCAACGCTCACAAACGTGGCAAACGTACTTGCGTTTTTCTttagaataataaaaatttcctGGAATGATGGAACTAAATGATGGTCTTATTGaactaaatttttacaaaatctccTGTAGACTCGTTCTTCCAGTGGTTATCTGAATGGAGTGGCAAATTGTGGCAAAAATGACACGATAATATATGTCCAAAGCTTCATATCtggattgcagtgtttcaaaatgtgcgTGCTTACTTTGATTTCACAAAGGAAAACAAACTGACATCatcatctgaaatttttacacaatGTTTTTAGGAAGGCACAGAAAAATCAGATGAAAGttcgaggaaaaatgtttacttGTTTTCCTATAAGGACAAAAAATATGTTGCAAAGTCTCCTACTTACGCAAACCGAGATCCGTGATTTGAAGCATACACCATCAATATAGGACAATTCAGATAAGAAGAAAGCAAGAAGCAATAAAAATACAGATAGACTTACTTATATTTTCAGGGCTGCAGATGGCAGATACATGGGATCTTTCAGACCCCGGTCTTGAATTCACTAACTTATTGTTCTTAAGACTATTGTCAGCTGCTGATCTCTTACTTTTAAGCTCTGCAAGAGAAAGGAAACAAAAACTGCATTAACCAAGGATTGAGGACCAGAAAAGAGAATTAATTCACTACTCATTCAGATTACTCCAGGATAGTACAGAATAAAAAAGAGTCTTATGGTTAGAAGAAAACTTATTAGATCAAACATTCCTTGGAATGCTACTTCCGAACATGATGTTCACAGTATGCTTGAAACTGCAGCTGCCTTCTTTTGTTACACCTTggacttactttaaaaaaattaaatatttcggGTTCATAATTAATAAAAGAATGTGGAAAATAGGCTGTCCATTTAAAATACCACCTTTTTTTCCTATAAAATCTCTAAATCTTTAGGTCATACAGGAATTTACATTAGGGGcgtgggggggtgggggctcTTATAATTACGAGGATTTATACATGAAAAAAGGCTGTGGATAccgataaaaattaataatgactTGAAGGCAGAGAGCGGTGTATTGTTCCTAGTCCCTAGCAAAAGTGCACACTTACCATAGGTTTTTGTGATAAATTTCTTATTAACATGAGGCGAGTTTGGTGACAGAACAGATGTGGCTGTAGAAGAAACAGCGAAGGTTGCATTCTCGTTACATGAGTTACTTGATACCTCATGCAGGGTCCAGTTAAACAGGTCAGCACTTGGTATGGCATCCTACAGACACTCGAGAAAAGAGGAGAGGGGGTTTTATCACCTTTCGTCGCAGCTATACGACGAAGTGCTTTTCTAGCGTAGTCTAACCTACTATAGTTGTAAACAAAGCCGAATTTAGCTAACTCTACTTCTACCCGTTTTTGAGTAAAAAGAGATATATCCTTTGGATACCCTTCTTCGTCGTATGTCACCGGAGGAAGGGAAGGATTTCTTGCTAAAACATCAGCCTCATAAGATGTGTCTGACCCATACACTGACGAAAAAATGCGAACTACACAATGCTTGGATGCTCTCACCGTTCGTTTTAATCTGTCTCCAATATACTCCTTGACTTCAGCAggaggtaatttttttaacaagtCTATCACGGTTTCACTTCGCACATGTGTGTCGATTACAAT is a window from the Bemisia tabaci chromosome 10, PGI_BMITA_v3 genome containing:
- the LOC140223819 gene encoding uncharacterized protein, coding for MHTLNIFINTESIRVDYAEILPLLREKQLIVIDTHVRSETVIDLLKKLPPAEVKEYIGDRLKRTVRASKHCVVRIFSSVYGSDTSYEADVLARNPSLPPVTYDEEGYPKDISLFTQKRVEVELAKFGFVYNYSRLDYARKALRRIAATKGDKTPSPLFSSVCRMPYQVLTCLTGPCMRYQVTHVTRMQPSLFLLQPHLFCHQTRLMLIRNLSQKPMSLKVRDQQLTIVLRTIS